Proteins found in one Herbiconiux sp. A18JL235 genomic segment:
- a CDS encoding PPOX class F420-dependent oxidoreductase, translating into MTDQHGLLTADGLAFVTERHLATLSTLRRDGSPHVVAVGFTFDPETSTVRIITNGPSQKVLNVRRDGRAAVSQVDGGRWLTLEGDATVLDDPASVQDAVDRYALRYRQPQPNPQRVVIAITVTRTMGSAQLLAR; encoded by the coding sequence GTGACCGACCAGCACGGCCTCCTCACGGCGGATGGGCTCGCCTTCGTGACCGAGCGCCACCTCGCGACCCTTTCGACGCTGCGACGCGACGGCTCACCGCACGTCGTCGCCGTCGGCTTCACCTTCGACCCCGAGACCTCCACGGTGCGCATCATCACGAACGGCCCCAGCCAGAAGGTGCTGAACGTGCGCCGCGACGGCCGGGCGGCGGTGTCGCAGGTCGACGGCGGTCGCTGGCTCACCCTCGAGGGCGACGCCACCGTTCTCGACGACCCCGCCTCGGTGCAGGACGCCGTCGACCGCTACGCCCTGCGCTACCGCCAGCCCCAGCCCAACCCCCAGCGCGTCGTCATCGCCATCACCGTCACCCGCACCATGGGCTCCGCCCAGCTCCTCGCCCGCTGA
- a CDS encoding Nramp family divalent metal transporter — MPKSAAPTTPAASSPAVAPAPVRPRWWHGIVLLGPAFVASIAYVDPGNVAANLTSGAQYGYLLVWVLVLANLMAMLIQYQSAKLGLVTGRTLPEHVGARTRPWTRRAYWLQAELVAAATDVAEVIGGALALNLLFGVPLVVGGAIVGVVSIVLLLVQSSHRQRSFEFIIIGLLAVIAFGFLAGAVVSGIDWPEAAGGLVPRFEGAPTVLLAASMLGATVMPHAIYLHSALARDRHHAAFAAVAEKSDFTGSDSGRVETAPVPRFEEATGRIRSLLKVTRFDVMIALVLAGAVNIAMLLLAASSLRGVDGTDTIPGAYDAISAALGPVIATIFAVGLLASGLASTSVGAYAGSVIMKGLLKVRVPILVRRVVTLIPALLVLGAGIDPTWALVLSQVFLSIGIPFALIPLIRLTGNRSLMGEFADRMLVRVVAWTVALLIVALNVVLITLTVAAA; from the coding sequence ATGCCTAAATCTGCGGCGCCGACGACGCCGGCCGCATCCTCGCCCGCCGTCGCACCGGCCCCCGTGCGCCCGCGGTGGTGGCACGGCATCGTGCTGCTCGGCCCCGCCTTCGTGGCGTCGATCGCCTACGTCGACCCCGGCAACGTCGCCGCCAACCTCACCTCGGGTGCGCAGTACGGCTACCTGCTCGTCTGGGTACTCGTGCTCGCGAACCTCATGGCGATGCTCATCCAGTACCAGTCGGCGAAGCTCGGTCTGGTCACCGGCCGCACCCTCCCCGAGCACGTCGGTGCCCGCACCCGCCCCTGGACGCGCCGCGCCTACTGGCTGCAGGCCGAACTCGTCGCCGCCGCCACCGACGTCGCCGAGGTGATCGGCGGGGCGCTCGCCCTCAACCTGCTGTTCGGGGTGCCGCTCGTCGTCGGCGGCGCCATCGTGGGCGTGGTGTCGATCGTGCTGCTGCTCGTGCAGTCATCGCATCGGCAGCGCAGCTTCGAGTTCATCATCATCGGGCTGCTCGCCGTGATCGCCTTCGGGTTCCTCGCCGGCGCCGTCGTCTCGGGAATCGACTGGCCCGAGGCGGCCGGAGGGCTGGTGCCGCGCTTCGAGGGCGCGCCCACCGTGCTGCTCGCCGCCAGCATGCTCGGCGCCACCGTCATGCCCCACGCCATCTATCTGCACTCGGCCCTCGCCCGCGACCGCCACCACGCGGCGTTCGCCGCCGTCGCCGAGAAGAGCGACTTCACCGGCAGCGACTCGGGGCGCGTCGAGACGGCCCCGGTGCCGCGCTTCGAGGAGGCGACCGGCCGCATCCGCTCGCTCCTCAAGGTCACACGCTTCGACGTCATGATCGCCCTCGTGCTCGCGGGAGCGGTGAACATCGCCATGCTGCTTCTCGCCGCCTCGAGCCTGCGCGGCGTCGACGGCACCGACACCATCCCCGGCGCCTACGACGCCATCTCGGCAGCCCTCGGGCCGGTGATCGCGACGATCTTCGCCGTCGGACTCCTCGCCTCGGGGCTCGCCTCGACCTCGGTGGGTGCCTACGCCGGCTCGGTCATCATGAAGGGCCTGCTCAAGGTGCGGGTGCCCATCCTGGTGCGGCGCGTGGTGACCCTCATTCCGGCGCTCCTCGTGCTCGGCGCGGGCATCGACCCGACCTGGGCGCTGGTGCTCAGCCAGGTGTTCCTCAGCATCGGCATCCCGTTCGCGCTCATCCCGCTCATCCGTCTCACGGGCAACCGCAGTCTCATGGGCGAGTTCGCCGACCGGATGCTCGTGCGGGTCGTCGCATGGACGGTGGCGCTGCTCATCGTCGCCCTCAACGTGGTGCTCATCACCCTCACCGTCGCCGCAGCCTAG
- a CDS encoding N-acyl homoserine lactonase family protein, whose amino-acid sequence MPERRTDYSIWSLEFCHADMPHDFFGGAGIFSNKGIIRIPMLYTLIVGGEVGGKQHVALVDCGFRNDYWLDRYDFSNWEDPAEVLGRVGYRPEDVDVILVSHMHFDHMGNFEAFPNAKLFVQLDEFTGWSDAVASALQTPEAEQAWVFSSFDPTDLARAAQGISEGRVRFVKGDEELLPGVTARLAKDSHTFGSQWFSIETANGPFVAAGDTVYWYSNVEQMWAPGYGQGNSFNLIDLYRRLQTELKRETSRIIPGHDPEIAKRHTSWLSESGNSITEINLREDDSSRRPHSAPRLLR is encoded by the coding sequence ATGCCTGAACGCCGCACCGACTACTCGATCTGGTCTCTAGAGTTCTGCCACGCCGACATGCCCCACGACTTCTTCGGAGGCGCAGGGATCTTCAGCAACAAAGGGATCATCCGCATCCCGATGCTCTATACGCTCATCGTGGGCGGCGAGGTCGGCGGCAAGCAGCACGTCGCTCTCGTCGACTGCGGCTTCCGCAACGACTACTGGCTCGACCGGTACGACTTCTCCAACTGGGAAGACCCCGCCGAGGTGCTCGGGCGCGTGGGCTACCGCCCGGAAGACGTCGACGTCATCCTGGTCAGCCACATGCACTTCGACCACATGGGCAACTTCGAGGCGTTCCCGAACGCGAAGCTCTTCGTACAGCTCGACGAGTTCACAGGGTGGTCGGATGCCGTCGCCTCAGCCCTCCAGACCCCTGAAGCCGAACAGGCCTGGGTGTTCTCCTCGTTCGACCCCACCGACCTCGCCCGCGCCGCCCAGGGGATCAGCGAGGGACGGGTGCGCTTCGTGAAAGGAGACGAGGAACTCCTCCCCGGCGTGACGGCGCGACTGGCGAAGGACTCCCACACCTTCGGCTCGCAATGGTTCTCGATCGAGACCGCCAACGGCCCCTTCGTCGCCGCGGGTGACACCGTGTACTGGTACTCGAACGTCGAGCAGATGTGGGCGCCGGGCTACGGGCAGGGCAACTCGTTCAACCTCATCGACCTCTACCGGCGGCTGCAGACGGAACTGAAGCGCGAGACGTCGCGCATCATCCCCGGGCACGACCCCGAGATCGCGAAGCGGCACACCTCCTGGCTCTCCGAGAGCGGCAACTCGATCACCGAGATCAACCTGCGCGAAGACGACTCCTCCCGCAGGCCCCACTCGGCACCGAGGCTGCTCCGCTGA
- a CDS encoding RidA family protein, producing the protein MTNDRISRIPAPVVPGISDSTRVTAGDLVFISGQVGFEADGSVPTDFARAIELTYGELERALTAAGAGWEDLVRVNVYITELDQEKLTIWRETRNKLVQTPEPSASTVIGVHSLYNGATIEIDAIAAV; encoded by the coding sequence ATGACGAACGACCGCATCAGCCGCATCCCCGCCCCTGTCGTACCCGGCATCTCCGACAGCACCCGAGTCACCGCGGGCGACCTCGTCTTCATCTCGGGCCAGGTCGGGTTCGAGGCCGACGGGTCGGTGCCGACCGACTTCGCCCGCGCCATCGAACTCACCTACGGCGAGCTGGAGCGGGCCCTCACCGCCGCCGGTGCGGGATGGGAAGACCTCGTGCGTGTCAACGTCTACATCACCGAGCTCGACCAGGAGAAGCTCACCATCTGGCGCGAGACCCGCAACAAGCTCGTGCAGACCCCCGAGCCCTCGGCAAGCACCGTCATCGGCGTGCACTCCCTCTACAACGGCGCCACCATCGAGATCGACGCGATCGCCGCGGTCTAG
- a CDS encoding flavin reductase family protein, translating to MSTIVHEAPVSADDFRFAFRAHPAGVAIVTADAGDGPVAMTVSSVASVAIDPPTLMFSASALSSSTPTIRRAETVVVHMLASDQIDLAKLGARSGAARFGDDVEWGRLPTGEPYYPGANWLRGRITQRVEVNGSTLVIVEAIEAKPRAEHAAVDPTPLVYHNRSWHVLTEKSTLPESVVPFYRVFGRDE from the coding sequence ATGTCCACCATCGTGCATGAAGCCCCGGTCTCGGCCGACGATTTCCGTTTCGCGTTCCGCGCGCATCCGGCCGGCGTCGCGATCGTCACCGCAGACGCGGGTGACGGCCCCGTCGCCATGACCGTGAGCTCCGTCGCCTCCGTGGCGATCGACCCGCCCACACTGATGTTCTCGGCGTCGGCACTGTCGTCGAGCACGCCGACCATCCGGCGTGCCGAGACGGTGGTGGTGCACATGCTCGCCTCCGACCAGATCGACCTCGCGAAGCTCGGTGCGCGCAGCGGCGCCGCCCGCTTCGGCGACGACGTGGAGTGGGGGCGCCTGCCCACCGGCGAGCCCTACTATCCCGGAGCCAACTGGCTACGCGGCCGCATCACGCAGCGGGTGGAGGTGAACGGCTCCACCCTCGTCATCGTCGAGGCCATCGAGGCCAAGCCCCGCGCCGAGCACGCGGCCGTCGACCCGACACCGCTGGTGTACCACAACCGGTCGTGGCACGTGCTGACCGAGAAGTCCACCCTCCCCGAGTCCGTGGTTCCCTTCTATAGGGTCTTCGGGCGAGACGAATAG
- a CDS encoding acyl-CoA dehydrogenase family protein — MPTTAIRPEIEEIVAKIDELRPQLVAGGREGDQNRRIPAEVFDAVAATGAFSISAPTKFGGLAANTREAHAVARAIGRGDGSLAWVDGILDSGAWVLSLMDERAQHDVWGGEGGLDNFISIVLATTSDATPVEGGYRVTGKWGYGTGSMHATWSLLGIPLKNERGDIVDAGLALIPTADLSYEDNWFVAGMKSTASVMQIADDVFVPEHRIFPLTAAVEGGYLSENPEASYDTIFVPSLFMKLVGPHLGMGRAALDFVIAKAESKAIAYTGYEKQADSAIFQSAVAKAAVQLNAAEAVAAQVADQIFEATERGYYAPYAERIEMRAKAGWVVETVTNLINELITAHGSAGFAESSVLQRIWRDQATAARHGHTLSASGYEAYGKVLFGREDDARFVLPIV, encoded by the coding sequence ATGCCCACGACAGCAATCCGACCGGAGATCGAAGAGATCGTCGCGAAGATCGACGAGTTACGACCGCAGTTGGTCGCGGGTGGGCGTGAGGGCGATCAGAACCGCCGCATCCCGGCCGAGGTGTTCGACGCAGTCGCGGCGACGGGGGCCTTCAGCATCTCGGCGCCCACGAAGTTCGGCGGCCTCGCCGCGAACACCCGCGAGGCGCACGCCGTCGCCCGTGCCATAGGGCGAGGAGACGGGAGCCTGGCATGGGTCGACGGCATCCTCGACTCGGGCGCCTGGGTGCTGAGCCTCATGGACGAGCGGGCCCAGCACGACGTGTGGGGCGGCGAGGGCGGCCTCGACAACTTCATCTCGATCGTGCTCGCCACCACCTCAGACGCCACTCCCGTCGAGGGCGGCTACCGGGTGACGGGCAAGTGGGGCTACGGCACCGGCAGCATGCACGCGACGTGGTCGCTGCTCGGCATCCCGCTGAAGAACGAGCGCGGCGACATCGTCGACGCCGGGCTCGCGCTCATTCCGACCGCCGACCTCAGCTACGAAGACAACTGGTTCGTGGCCGGCATGAAGTCGACCGCCAGCGTGATGCAGATCGCCGACGACGTCTTCGTGCCCGAACACCGCATCTTCCCGCTCACCGCAGCGGTGGAGGGCGGGTACCTGAGCGAGAACCCTGAGGCGTCGTACGACACCATCTTCGTGCCGTCGTTGTTCATGAAGCTGGTCGGCCCGCACCTCGGCATGGGTCGCGCGGCGCTCGACTTCGTCATCGCGAAGGCGGAGTCGAAGGCCATCGCGTACACCGGGTACGAGAAGCAGGCCGACTCGGCCATCTTCCAGTCGGCGGTCGCGAAGGCCGCCGTGCAGCTGAACGCCGCGGAGGCGGTGGCCGCGCAGGTCGCCGACCAGATCTTCGAGGCCACCGAGCGCGGGTACTACGCGCCCTACGCCGAGCGCATCGAGATGCGGGCGAAGGCGGGCTGGGTGGTCGAGACCGTCACCAACCTCATCAACGAGCTCATCACCGCGCACGGCTCGGCCGGCTTCGCGGAGTCGTCTGTGCTGCAGCGCATCTGGCGCGACCAGGCGACCGCCGCGCGCCACGGTCACACCCTGTCGGCGAGCGGGTACGAGGCCTACGGCAAGGTGCTCTTCGGCCGGGAGGACGACGCCCGCTTCGTGCTCCCGATCGTCTGA
- a CDS encoding helix-turn-helix domain-containing protein, producing MTSLSAIGARLRAAREDQGLTLKSLADSMGVTPSLLSQIETDKVQPSLNTLYQLATRLGVSIDELLDIDTPDASGRMRRRRPVAPVQRFEDNPVVDLTSGVRLELLAGGASGIAEPLMVTFEPHSSTTPGARFSRHQGYDFGVLVEGELVLRIDFDEHPMRAGDSVHFDTTRPHVYVNESDRPARGVWFALRLPVADEPGADTELWRRKGSAPVRRSSTLSDVLNALHNQDDWS from the coding sequence ATGACCTCACTCTCCGCGATCGGCGCCCGGCTTCGCGCTGCGCGCGAAGACCAGGGGCTGACCTTGAAGTCGCTGGCCGACTCGATGGGTGTGACGCCGAGCCTGCTCTCCCAGATCGAGACCGACAAGGTGCAGCCCTCGCTCAACACCCTCTACCAACTGGCGACCCGGCTGGGCGTCTCCATCGACGAGCTGCTCGACATCGACACCCCCGACGCGTCGGGCCGCATGCGGCGGCGGCGCCCGGTCGCGCCCGTGCAGCGCTTCGAAGACAACCCGGTCGTCGACCTCACCTCCGGTGTGCGCCTGGAGTTGCTGGCCGGGGGAGCGAGCGGCATCGCCGAGCCCCTCATGGTCACCTTCGAGCCGCACTCGTCGACGACGCCCGGTGCTCGATTCAGCCGGCACCAGGGCTACGACTTCGGCGTGCTGGTGGAGGGTGAACTCGTGCTGCGCATCGACTTCGACGAGCATCCGATGCGCGCAGGCGACTCGGTGCACTTCGACACCACGCGGCCCCACGTCTACGTCAACGAGAGCGATCGGCCCGCTCGAGGGGTGTGGTTCGCGCTGCGGCTCCCGGTCGCCGACGAACCCGGCGCCGACACCGAGCTGTGGCGCCGCAAGGGTTCTGCCCCGGTGCGCCGCTCGAGCACCCTGAGCGACGTGCTGAACGCCCTGCACAACCAAGACGACTGGAGTTGA
- a CDS encoding alpha/beta hydrolase: MTLHPQAKAFLDIVAAAPPLDTLTVEQNRADLENAVALTGEATALPVVRDLSIAGVGVRLYSPRELAPDLPVTVYFHGGGWVLGDLEIADTTARELAHASDAAVVSVDYRKAPEHVFPAAVDDALAVTRAVLEGTAGVELHASRVAVAGDSAGGNLAAVVAQQLGRDHAGLVHQALIYPATTGRVGTDGSYVEFAEGHFLTARDMQYFYDSYAKGVDTTDARLAPAAATDLTGLPSATVVVAELDPLRDEGLAYARALAEAGVPVTSVTFSGLVHPFFYMAGVIEVAHSARRFVGTELKAAFAR; encoded by the coding sequence ATGACGCTTCACCCGCAGGCCAAGGCCTTCCTCGACATCGTGGCCGCGGCCCCGCCCCTCGACACGCTGACCGTCGAGCAGAACCGTGCCGACCTCGAGAACGCCGTCGCGCTCACCGGGGAGGCGACGGCGCTGCCCGTGGTGCGCGATCTCAGCATCGCCGGCGTCGGGGTGAGGCTCTACAGCCCGCGCGAGCTCGCCCCCGACCTCCCTGTCACGGTCTACTTCCATGGCGGCGGCTGGGTGCTCGGCGACCTCGAGATCGCCGACACCACCGCGCGCGAACTCGCCCACGCCTCCGACGCGGCGGTCGTGAGCGTCGACTACCGCAAGGCTCCCGAGCACGTCTTCCCCGCCGCTGTCGACGACGCTCTCGCCGTCACCCGAGCGGTGCTCGAGGGCACGGCCGGCGTGGAGCTCCACGCGAGCCGGGTCGCGGTGGCGGGCGACAGCGCCGGCGGCAACCTCGCCGCAGTGGTGGCGCAGCAGCTCGGGCGTGACCACGCCGGGCTCGTGCATCAGGCGCTCATCTACCCCGCCACCACCGGGCGGGTCGGCACCGACGGCAGCTACGTCGAGTTCGCCGAGGGGCACTTCCTCACGGCGCGCGACATGCAGTACTTCTACGACAGCTACGCGAAGGGCGTCGACACGACGGATGCGCGGCTCGCCCCCGCCGCCGCGACCGACCTCACGGGCCTGCCGTCGGCGACCGTCGTCGTCGCCGAGCTCGACCCGCTGCGCGACGAAGGGCTCGCCTACGCGCGGGCGCTCGCCGAGGCCGGGGTGCCGGTGACGAGCGTGACCTTCTCCGGACTCGTGCATCCGTTCTTCTACATGGCGGGGGTGATCGAGGTCGCGCATTCGGCCCGCCGCTTCGTCGGCACCGAGCTCAAGGCTGCGTTCGCCCGCTGA
- a CDS encoding magnesium and cobalt transport protein CorA translates to MTLIDNAVYVDGVRLPDPHSLDETYALMGERGGMAWIGLYRPTAEEIRSVENEFGLHQLAVEDALTGHQRSKLERYGDTLFVVLRPARYLDAEERVEFGEVHVFIGPGFVVTVRHAESPNLGAVRHRLEGNPELLALGPEAVLYAILDEVVDEYEPVIAGLQNDIDEIEAQLFGGDPDVSRRIYDLLGEVMDFQRAAHPLIVMLEALLKGAEKYKVDIEVQRGLRDVLDHVLSVVGHADAFRATLQNALTVHSTLTTQRQNEEMQRISQNNLTLAEDTRKLAEASIKQGDEVKKISAWAAILFAPSLIAGIYGMNFDHMPELHWVFGYPMAIGGMILLMVILYSVFKRNHWL, encoded by the coding sequence ATGACCCTCATCGACAACGCCGTGTACGTCGACGGCGTGCGGCTGCCCGACCCGCACAGTCTCGACGAGACCTACGCCCTGATGGGCGAGCGGGGCGGTATGGCCTGGATCGGCCTGTACCGGCCGACCGCGGAGGAGATCCGCTCGGTCGAGAACGAGTTCGGGCTGCACCAGCTCGCCGTCGAAGACGCTCTCACCGGTCATCAGCGCTCGAAGCTCGAGCGCTACGGCGACACCCTGTTCGTGGTGCTGCGCCCCGCGCGCTACCTCGACGCCGAGGAACGGGTGGAGTTCGGCGAGGTGCACGTGTTCATCGGCCCCGGCTTCGTGGTGACGGTGCGGCACGCCGAGTCGCCGAACCTCGGCGCGGTGCGGCACCGGCTCGAAGGCAACCCCGAGCTGCTCGCCCTCGGCCCCGAGGCGGTGCTGTACGCCATCCTCGACGAGGTGGTCGACGAGTACGAGCCGGTGATCGCGGGCCTGCAGAACGACATCGACGAGATCGAGGCTCAGCTGTTCGGCGGCGATCCCGACGTGTCGCGGCGCATCTACGACCTCCTGGGCGAGGTGATGGACTTCCAGCGGGCCGCGCATCCGCTCATCGTCATGCTCGAGGCGCTGCTGAAGGGCGCCGAGAAGTACAAGGTCGACATCGAGGTGCAGCGGGGGCTGCGCGACGTGCTCGACCACGTGCTGTCGGTGGTGGGGCATGCGGATGCGTTCCGCGCCACCTTGCAGAACGCCCTCACCGTGCACTCCACGCTCACCACGCAGCGGCAGAACGAGGAGATGCAGCGCATCAGCCAGAACAACCTCACGCTCGCCGAAGACACCCGCAAGCTCGCCGAGGCGAGCATCAAGCAGGGCGACGAGGTGAAGAAGATCTCGGCCTGGGCCGCGATCCTGTTCGCCCCCAGTCTCATCGCGGGCATCTACGGCATGAACTTCGATCACATGCCCGAGCTGCACTGGGTGTTCGGCTACCCGATGGCGATCGGCGGCATGATCCTCCTCATGGTCATCCTCTACTCCGTCTTCAAGCGCAACCACTGGCTGTAG
- a CDS encoding SDR family oxidoreductase, with product MKVVVLGGTGLVGAQVVERMRGAGHEVMAASPASGVDTVAGTGLAEAFAGASVVVDVVNSRSFEGVREFLETSTRNALDAANGQGVGHYVLLSIVGTDHITGADYTVGKTRQEELVRASGLAFSIVRATQFFEFIEILADGATVDGAVHATAAFFQPVAASEVAEALADVAAAEPLGGTLDVAGPERTTLDEMFRSALAATGDPRPVVTDDGFSYFGSPITRDTLVPVGEHPLRLGDTGYSQWLRLKTE from the coding sequence ATGAAGGTCGTGGTGCTCGGGGGAACCGGGTTGGTCGGTGCGCAGGTGGTCGAGCGGATGCGCGGAGCGGGGCACGAGGTGATGGCTGCGTCACCGGCGAGCGGGGTCGACACGGTCGCCGGCACCGGGCTGGCGGAGGCGTTCGCCGGCGCGAGCGTGGTGGTCGACGTCGTGAACTCGCGGTCGTTCGAGGGGGTGCGCGAGTTCTTAGAGACGTCGACACGGAACGCACTCGACGCGGCGAACGGGCAGGGCGTGGGCCACTACGTGCTCCTCTCGATCGTCGGCACCGACCACATCACGGGGGCCGACTACACGGTCGGCAAGACACGGCAGGAGGAGTTGGTGCGCGCATCCGGGCTCGCGTTCTCGATCGTGCGGGCAACCCAGTTCTTCGAGTTCATCGAGATCCTCGCCGACGGAGCCACCGTCGACGGCGCCGTGCACGCGACAGCCGCATTCTTCCAGCCCGTGGCGGCCTCCGAGGTCGCCGAGGCACTGGCCGACGTGGCGGCGGCGGAGCCGCTCGGCGGCACCCTCGACGTGGCCGGGCCCGAGCGGACGACCCTCGACGAGATGTTCCGCTCCGCTCTCGCCGCCACCGGCGACCCCCGCCCCGTCGTCACCGACGACGGCTTCAGCTACTTCGGCTCCCCCATCACCCGCGACACCCTCGTGCCCGTGGGAGAGCACCCCCTCCGCCTCGGCGACACCGGCTACAGCCAGTGGTTGCGCTTGAAGACGGAGTAG
- the sigJ gene encoding RNA polymerase sigma factor SigJ, protein MSVPHGDSLGQVLGERRHLLAVAFRMLGTSADAEDAVQEAYARWFRLSDDERAGIRSPEAWLTRVTANVCLDVLGSARHRREQYVGEWLPEPLSGTAVGGGSTAVDPLDRVTLDDSVTMALLVMLESLTPAERVAFVLHDVFAMPFDEIAVIVGRTPQATRKLASTARRHIAERRRREASAERHDEVVREFWAACESGDLSGLLTLLDPSAVTRVDGGGQVRAVLKPILGADKVARFLLGGLAKQGELVPSLETVHGLAGIVFRLDGIVAGVATLDVHDDLVTDIWFTLNPAKLTTWNQP, encoded by the coding sequence ATGAGCGTGCCCCACGGAGACTCGCTCGGCCAGGTGCTCGGCGAGCGCCGGCACCTGCTGGCGGTGGCGTTCCGGATGCTCGGCACCTCGGCCGACGCCGAAGACGCGGTGCAGGAGGCGTACGCCCGCTGGTTCAGGCTGAGCGACGACGAGCGTGCCGGCATCCGCTCGCCCGAGGCCTGGCTCACGCGAGTGACGGCGAACGTGTGCCTCGACGTTCTCGGGTCTGCCCGTCACCGGCGGGAGCAGTATGTGGGCGAGTGGCTGCCCGAACCGCTGTCGGGGACGGCGGTGGGCGGCGGCTCGACCGCCGTCGACCCGCTCGACCGGGTGACGCTCGACGACTCGGTGACGATGGCGCTGCTCGTCATGCTGGAGTCGCTCACCCCCGCCGAGCGGGTGGCGTTCGTGCTGCACGACGTGTTCGCGATGCCGTTCGACGAGATCGCCGTGATCGTGGGCCGCACCCCGCAGGCGACGCGGAAGCTCGCCTCGACCGCCCGGCGCCACATCGCCGAGCGCCGTCGACGCGAGGCGTCGGCCGAACGGCACGACGAGGTGGTGCGCGAGTTCTGGGCGGCGTGCGAGAGCGGAGACCTGAGCGGACTGCTGACGCTGCTCGACCCCTCGGCGGTCACCCGTGTCGACGGCGGTGGGCAGGTGCGTGCCGTGTTGAAGCCCATCCTCGGCGCCGACAAGGTGGCGCGCTTCCTTCTCGGCGGCCTCGCCAAGCAGGGCGAACTCGTGCCCTCGCTCGAGACGGTGCACGGGCTCGCCGGCATCGTCTTCCGCCTCGACGGAATCGTCGCCGGCGTCGCGACCCTCGACGTCCACGACGACCTCGTCACCGACATCTGGTTCACCCTCAACCCCGCCAAACTCACCACCTGGAACCAGCCCTGA
- a CDS encoding NAD(P)/FAD-dependent oxidoreductase, which produces MTRILIIGGGYAGFYTAWGLERRLRPGEVEVTVVDPRPYMTYQPFLPEVAAGSVEPRHTVVSLRRHLTHTRVLAGSVVELRHAERIAVVRPVEGPDRALAYDVVVVTAGAVTRTLPIDGVQEEAIGLKTVEEGVAVRDALLGAFDRASVLPPGPERRRTLSVTVVGGGFTGVELFGELLSLATAQLKRYPMLGPDDLDFHLVEAAHRILPEVSDEPGRWVVRQFEKRGARVHLGTQLRSAVDRHIVLSTGEEYDTGLLVWAAGNASNPVAARHTDLPTDARGLITVKADLRVVDTATGHVIEGAWAAGDDAAVPDLVLQAERPDARTVPNAQHAVRQGRLLAENLARALRGERPRPYRHRSLGVVATLGLGTGVFQYRGIVVKGLPGWVMHRGYHVLAVPTWERKVRVLLVWLSALLFGRDVVSLPELQHPRRAFATGGAPREQTEGSPR; this is translated from the coding sequence ATGACGAGGATCCTGATCATCGGCGGCGGCTACGCGGGCTTCTACACGGCGTGGGGTCTCGAGCGGCGGCTGCGACCCGGGGAGGTCGAGGTGACGGTGGTCGACCCGCGGCCCTATATGACCTATCAACCGTTCCTGCCGGAGGTCGCCGCGGGGTCGGTGGAGCCGAGGCACACGGTGGTGTCGCTGAGGCGGCACCTCACGCACACGCGGGTGCTGGCCGGCAGCGTGGTGGAGCTGCGGCACGCCGAGCGCATCGCCGTGGTGCGACCTGTCGAGGGGCCCGATCGGGCGCTCGCCTACGACGTGGTGGTCGTGACGGCCGGTGCGGTCACCCGCACTCTTCCGATCGACGGGGTGCAGGAGGAGGCGATCGGGCTCAAGACCGTCGAGGAGGGGGTCGCCGTGCGCGACGCCCTCCTCGGAGCCTTCGACCGGGCATCGGTGCTGCCGCCCGGGCCGGAGCGGCGGCGCACGCTGTCGGTCACCGTGGTCGGGGGCGGGTTCACCGGGGTGGAGCTGTTCGGCGAGCTCCTCTCGCTCGCCACCGCGCAGTTGAAGCGGTACCCGATGCTCGGCCCCGACGATCTCGACTTCCACCTCGTCGAGGCGGCCCACCGCATCCTGCCCGAGGTGAGCGACGAGCCTGGCCGCTGGGTCGTACGGCAGTTCGAGAAGCGGGGCGCGCGGGTGCACCTCGGCACGCAGCTGCGCTCGGCCGTCGACCGGCACATCGTGCTGTCGACGGGCGAGGAGTACGACACGGGCCTGCTCGTCTGGGCGGCGGGCAACGCCTCGAACCCGGTCGCCGCGCGGCACACCGACCTGCCGACGGATGCGCGCGGCCTCATCACGGTGAAGGCCGACCTCAGGGTGGTCGACACCGCAACCGGGCACGTGATCGAGGGCGCGTGGGCGGCGGGCGACGACGCCGCCGTGCCCGACCTGGTGCTGCAGGCGGAGCGACCGGATGCGCGCACGGTTCCCAACGCGCAGCACGCGGTGCGGCAGGGCCGGCTGCTGGCCGAGAACCTCGCGCGGGCGCTGCGCGGCGAGCGGCCGCGGCCGTACCGGCACCGTAGCCTCGGGGTGGTGGCCACGCTCGGGCTCGGAACGGGGGTGTTCCAGTACCGTGGAATCGTGGTGAAGGGGCTGCCGGGGTGGGTCATGCATCGCGGCTACCACGTGCTCGCGGTGCCGACCTGGGAGCGCAAGGTGCGGGTGCTGCTGGTGTGGTTGTCGGCGTTGCTGTTCGGGCGCGACGTGGTGTCGTTGCCGGAGTTGCAGCATCCGCGTCGTGCCTTCGCCACCGGTGGGGCGCCGCGGGAGCAGACGGAGGGGTCCCCGAGATGA